One region of Priestia megaterium genomic DNA includes:
- a CDS encoding IreB family regulatory phosphoprotein, with protein sequence MSSFDKTMQFNFQDEPAETNVHEVLFTVYDALQEKGYNPINQIVGYLLSGDPAYIPRHNDARNTIRQLERDELIEELVKSYLQQHRKDS encoded by the coding sequence GTGAGTTCATTTGATAAAACCATGCAATTTAATTTTCAAGATGAGCCAGCTGAAACAAACGTACATGAAGTATTGTTTACGGTTTATGACGCACTGCAAGAAAAAGGCTACAACCCGATTAACCAAATCGTTGGGTATTTGTTATCAGGAGACCCTGCTTACATTCCTCGTCATAACGATGCGAGAAACACAATTCGCCAGTTAGAGCGAGACGAGCTCATTGAAGAACTTGTTAAATCTTATTTACAACAGCATCGAAAGGATTCATAA
- the mltG gene encoding endolytic transglycosylase MltG has protein sequence MSQQTFLPPNRSRKKRVIFITIIVLLLLVGGAFFYAQSRLTPVDRNSNKKVNVTIPQGSSVQSIGTVLKKEDLIKSKSAFRYYVKLTHVSGFQAGTYLFSPSMSLGEMVEKMEKGEVSKQPDIRVTIPEGRQLVEIADIIAKNTKFTKDEVMKKLDDKAFINKMKEKYPDLVTDEVMQKDIKHPLEGYLYPVTYDFYDKNVSLDEILDKMVGKTNNVLGQYSGQMEKKKFSAHKLLTMSSLIEEEATAKVDREKIASVFYNRLEKNMPLQTDPTVLYALGEHKDRVFYKHLEVDSPYNTYKVKGLPPGPIASSGLMSIKAALHPANTDYLYFLATPEGKVIFTKTLEEHNKEKAKHITGKEKQNTEK, from the coding sequence TTGTCGCAACAAACATTTTTACCACCTAATCGTTCAAGGAAAAAACGAGTTATTTTTATTACAATTATCGTACTTCTTTTACTTGTTGGCGGTGCATTTTTCTATGCTCAATCCCGCTTAACACCCGTGGATCGAAACAGCAATAAAAAAGTAAATGTGACCATTCCACAAGGTTCTTCCGTTCAATCGATTGGTACGGTATTGAAAAAAGAAGATTTAATTAAAAGTAAAAGTGCCTTTCGCTATTACGTAAAATTAACCCATGTATCTGGATTTCAAGCTGGAACGTATTTATTTTCTCCTTCCATGAGCTTAGGGGAAATGGTTGAAAAAATGGAAAAAGGCGAGGTTTCAAAACAACCTGATATTCGTGTCACCATTCCAGAAGGACGCCAGCTTGTCGAAATTGCTGATATCATTGCTAAAAATACAAAGTTTACAAAAGACGAAGTCATGAAAAAGCTAGACGATAAGGCATTCATCAATAAAATGAAAGAAAAGTATCCAGATTTAGTAACGGATGAAGTGATGCAAAAAGATATTAAACATCCGCTAGAAGGTTATTTATATCCCGTTACGTATGATTTTTATGATAAAAATGTGTCGTTAGATGAAATATTGGATAAAATGGTAGGGAAAACAAATAATGTATTAGGTCAGTACAGTGGGCAAATGGAAAAGAAAAAATTCAGTGCACATAAATTGTTAACCATGTCTTCTCTAATTGAAGAGGAAGCGACTGCGAAAGTCGACCGAGAAAAAATTGCCAGCGTCTTTTATAATCGCCTTGAAAAAAACATGCCTCTTCAAACGGATCCAACCGTATTATATGCCTTAGGAGAGCATAAAGACCGGGTGTTCTATAAGCATTTAGAAGTGGACTCTCCTTACAATACGTATAAAGTAAAGGGGTTGCCTCCAGGACCAATTGCCAGCTCTGGATTGATGTCAATCAAAGCTGCGTTACATCCAGCCAATACAGATTATTTATACTTCTTGGCTACACCTGAAGGAAAAGTTATTTTTACCAAAACGTTAGAAGAACATAACAAAGAAAAAGCCAAGCATATTACAGGTAAAGAAAAGCAAAATACCGAAAAATAA
- the ruvX gene encoding Holliday junction resolvase RuvX yields the protein MRVLGLDVGTKTIGVAVSDEMGWTAQGIETIKIADEQMEQSYPRLQQLIDEYSVEKIVVGLPKNMNGTIGPRGEACIEFADNVKEKLNIETMMWDERLSTMAAERVLLSADVSRKKRKKVIDKMAAVMILQGYLDSKQ from the coding sequence ATGCGCGTATTAGGATTAGATGTAGGAACCAAAACAATTGGTGTGGCAGTTAGTGATGAAATGGGATGGACAGCGCAAGGAATTGAAACAATTAAAATTGCAGATGAGCAGATGGAGCAATCATATCCTCGTTTACAGCAGTTAATTGACGAATATTCCGTAGAGAAAATCGTAGTGGGTCTTCCTAAAAATATGAATGGTACGATTGGCCCTCGAGGCGAAGCGTGCATCGAGTTTGCTGACAACGTCAAAGAAAAACTTAACATTGAAACGATGATGTGGGACGAGCGCTTGTCAACGATGGCAGCAGAGCGAGTACTGCTGTCTGCCGACGTAAGCCGCAAGAAACGCAAAAAAGTAATCGATAAAATGGCAGCTGTTATGATTCTTCAAGGATACTTAGACAGCAAGCAATAA
- a CDS encoding O-methyltransferase, whose product MLLQNVEQYVEKLIPKRQELIEEMEAYAEEHHVPIMELIGVETLLQILRLHQPKHILEIGTAIAYSSIRITHALPEARVVTVERNEERYQKAQEFIERAGKQDKIVSLFGDALELRDEIERHGPYDAVFIDAAKGQYQRFFEHYEPMLSSKGMIISDNVLFKGDVATDLAEVETRRRRSLIKKIQAYNTWLMNHPDYYTTILPIGDGIAISIKRGDQE is encoded by the coding sequence TTGCTTTTACAAAACGTAGAGCAGTATGTGGAAAAGCTTATTCCTAAGCGCCAGGAGCTTATTGAAGAAATGGAAGCTTATGCAGAAGAACATCACGTTCCGATTATGGAATTGATTGGTGTTGAAACGCTATTGCAAATTCTTCGTCTTCATCAGCCAAAACATATATTAGAAATTGGAACAGCGATTGCATATTCGTCTATTCGAATCACCCATGCGCTTCCAGAGGCACGAGTGGTTACGGTAGAACGAAATGAAGAGCGTTACCAAAAAGCGCAAGAGTTTATTGAACGGGCGGGAAAACAAGATAAAATTGTGTCGTTGTTTGGAGATGCACTTGAGCTTAGAGATGAAATTGAACGTCATGGTCCTTATGATGCAGTCTTTATCGATGCAGCTAAAGGTCAGTATCAGCGTTTTTTCGAACATTATGAGCCGATGCTATCTTCTAAAGGAATGATTATTTCGGATAACGTACTATTTAAAGGTGACGTAGCGACCGATTTGGCGGAAGTAGAAACACGTCGACGCCGCAGCTTAATTAAAAAAATTCAGGCATACAATACGTGGCTGATGAATCATCCCGATTATTATACAACTATTCTCCCTATTGGAGACGGAATCGCGATTAGTATTAAAAGAGGTGACCAAGAATGA
- a CDS encoding DUF1292 domain-containing protein: MSVEENKITIVDENGNEQLCEILFTFDSDQYNKSYVIYYPIGADQDDEEEIEIHASAFTPSEDGQDGELQPIETEEEWDMVEEMVNTFLDEEGE, translated from the coding sequence ATGAGCGTAGAAGAAAATAAAATTACAATCGTCGATGAGAATGGAAATGAGCAGCTATGCGAAATTTTATTCACATTTGATTCTGATCAATATAACAAATCATATGTAATTTACTATCCAATCGGAGCAGACCAAGATGATGAAGAAGAAATTGAAATTCATGCATCTGCTTTCACACCAAGTGAAGACGGTCAAGACGGCGAGCTTCAACCGATTGAAACAGAAGAAGAGTGGGACATGGTTGAGGAAATGGTTAACACATTCCTTGACGAAGAAGGCGAATAA